Proteins found in one Strix aluco isolate bStrAlu1 chromosome 29, bStrAlu1.hap1, whole genome shotgun sequence genomic segment:
- the SGTA gene encoding small glutamine-rich tetratricopeptide repeat-containing protein alpha, which translates to MADQKRLAYSIIQFLHDQLQNGGLSPDAQESLEVAIQCLETAFGVSMEDQGLAVSQTLPEIFEAAAGKELEHIRTNSEPITPSEDDIAEAERLKTEGNEQMKAENFEAAVSFYGKAIELNPSNAVYFCNRAAAYSKLGNYAGAVRDCERAIGIDPNYSKAYGRMGLALSSLNKHTEAVVYYKKALELDPDNDTYKSNLKIAEQKMKETPSPTGGPGGFDLAGLLNNPGFMSMASNLMNNPQVQQLMSGMISGGHNAMGAAGTSPSTNDLASLIQAGQQFAQQMQQQNPELIEQLRSQIRSRTPSASNEDQQE; encoded by the exons ATGGCAGACCAGAAGCGCCTTGCCTACTCCATCATCCAGTTTCTACACGACCAGCTGCAGAATGGGGGTCTGTCTCCAGACGCTCAGGAGAGTTTGGAAG TGGCCATCCAGTGCCTGGAGACAGCGTTCGGGGTCTCGATGGAGGACCAAGGTCTAGCTGTGTCCCAGACTCTGCCGGAAATATTTGAAGCTGCTGCAGGAAAG GAGCTTGAACACATCAGAACAAATTCGGAGCCCATCACCCCCTCTGAAGATGACATAGCTGAAGCTGAAAGGCTCAAGACTGAAG GAAATGAACAAATGAAGGCAGAAAACTTTGAAGCTGCTGTGTCTTTCTATGGAAAGGCAATTGAATTAAATCCATCCAATGCTGTGTATTTCTGCAACAG AGCTGCTGCGTACAGTAAACTAGGAAATTATGCTGGAGCAGTGAGAGACTGTGAAAGAGCTATAGGCATTGATCCAAACTACAGCAAAGCTTATGGCAGAATGGG CTTGGCCCTCTCCAGTTTAAATAAACACACAGAAGCTGTCGTTTACTACAAAAAAGCCCTGGAGCTGGATCCAGACAATGACACCTACAAATCGAACCTTAAAATAGCTGAACAGAAAATGAAGGAGACTCCTAGTCCA ACGGGAGGTCCAGGAGGATTCGATTTAGCTGGCTTGCTGAACAACCCCGGCTTCATGAGCATG GCGTCTAACCTAATGAACAATCCACAAGTACAACAGCT CATGTCCGGGATGATTTCTGGTGGCCACAACGCCATgggagcagcaggcaccagccccTCCACGAATGATCTCGCCAGCCTCATACAGGC GGGCCAGCAGTTCGCTCAGCAGATGCAGCAGCAGAATCCTGAATTAATAGAGCAGCTACGAAGCCAGATTAGGAGTCGAACTCCAAGTGCCAGTAACGAAGATCAGCAGGAATGA
- the SLC39A3 gene encoding zinc transporter ZIP3, with protein MKVVVAKVLCLMGICVLMLAGSLLPVKIIEADYEKAHRSRKVLALCNSFGGGVFLATCFNTLLPAVREKLAEVLRQGNVTTDYPVAETIMMVGFFVTVFVEQLILTFQKEKPSFIDLETFNAGSDVGSDSEYESPFIASSRGRALHGEHGQRSHSHGLNIQELSRSGPLRLIGLVFALCTHSIFEGLALGLQEEGDKVLSLFLGVAIHETLVAVALGISMAKTSLPLKDAAKMAVTVSLMIPVGISVGMGIQSTQNAASSITSLLLQGIAGGTFLFVTFFEILAKELEDKTDRLLKVLFLVLGYAALAGLVFLKW; from the exons ATGAAGGTTGTGGTCGCCAAAGTGCTGTGTCTGATGGGCATCTGCGTCCTCATGCTGGCTGGGTCCCTCCTCCCCGTCAAGATCATTGAGGCCGATTACGAGAAAGCGCATCGCTCCAGGAAGGTCCTTGCCCTCTGCAATTCTTTTGGAGGAGGGGTCTTCCTGGCCACCTGCTTCAACACCTTGCTGCCTGCCGTGAGGGAAAAG CTCGCTGAAGTTCTCAGGCAGGGGAACGTGACCACGGACTACCCGGTGGCCGAGACCATCATGATGGTTGGCTTCTTTGTGACGGTCTTtgtggagcagctcatcctgaccTTCCAGAAGGAAAAACCCTCCTTCATTGACTTGGAGACCTTCAACGCCGGTTCGGATGTGGGGAGCGACTCTGAATATGAGAGTCCCTTCATCGCGTCTTCCCGAGGGCGCGCGTTGCACGGCGAACACGGTCAGCGCTCCCACAGCCACGGCCTGAACATCCAGGAGCTCTCCCGCTCTGGACCCTTACGGCTCATCGGGCTGGTGTTTGCTTTGTGTACGCACTCCATCTTCGAGGGACTGGCCCTGGGCTTGCAGGAGGAGGGCGACAAAGTCCTGAGCTTGTTCCTAGGAGTTGCCATTCACGAGACGCTGGTAGCGGTGGCTTTGGGCATCAGCATGGCCAAGACCTCGTTGCCGCTGAAGGACGCTGCGAAGATGGCCGTGACCGTGAGCCTGATGATTCCTGTGGGCATCAGCGTCGGGATGGGGATTCAGAGCACCCAAAACGCAGCCAGCAGCATTACTTCCCTGCTCCTGCAAGGCATCGCGGGGGGCACTTTCTTGTTCGTCACCTTCTTTGAGATCCTTGCGAAGGAGTTGGAAGACAAGACCGACCGTCTCCTGAAGGTTCTGTTCCTGGTGCTGGGCTACGCGGCTCTGGCGGGGCTGGTTTTCCTCAAGTGGTGA